One Triticum dicoccoides isolate Atlit2015 ecotype Zavitan chromosome 5B, WEW_v2.0, whole genome shotgun sequence genomic window carries:
- the LOC119311123 gene encoding ATPase family AAA domain-containing protein At1g05910-like isoform X3, which yields MAGMAGKGDESVAPVRSSDRLRQRPKYYGRGYLYYSPNMRNKMNSNKKRTAASQIAKKLLRKPAAREPPADSIAANLCRSTRKRRMSVTLEDYGTDSSSMEDDDLMRPRYRSSSKSKGDDQVSARPKRNKMSNSNSIPRREGLRPRRSLRGQRHLPYQVSDDDQESSEEEHEQDQRENGNEVEEDGANEEEIDGGDEAEEDGDDEDGEEEQEVRRRYDLRDRAEVRRPSPQKEGKHRPQSPRRVLVQGIGPKNSKYLKKGGSRMHKRPRFSMPDDSDDSLLVDEPDEGPSMPWMRSGRGGMPPWLMGGLDMHNSAAWGLNAGASGWGHQGDTGVSTSSLMPGAQTAGPSSKGGADIQPLQIDESVSFNDIGGLSEYIDGLKEMVFFPLLYPDFFANYHITPPRGVLLCGPPGTGKTLIARALACAASKAGQKVSFYMRKGADVLSKWVGEAERQLKLLFEEAQKNQPAIIFFDEIDGLAPVRSSKQEQIHNSIVSTLLALMDGLDSRGQVVLIGATNRIDAIDGALRRPGRFDREFYFPLPGYEARAEILDIHTRKWKEPPPKELKMELAASCVGYCGADLKALCTEAAIRAFREKYPQVYTSDDKFVIDVDSVRVERNHFLEAMSTITPAAHRGSIVHSRPLSPVIAPCLKRHLEKVMERISDIFPYLSALDLSKYSTLSYGSSIPLVYRPRLLMCGVEGVGLDHVGPAVLHELEKFPVHSLGLPSLLSDPSAKTPEEALVHIFGEARRTTPSILYLPQFHLWWDTAHEQLRAVLLTLLNELASNLPVLLLGTSSVAFDDLEEECASIFSSRNVYQVDRPSDDDRSRYFSILFESLLSLQMEDSRSKSKEKKSIDLPKAPKKVDGPKVSELKAKAEAEQHAVRRMRMCLRDICNRILYNKRFTAFHFPVSEEEVPDYRTIVHNPMDMAAVLQRVDSGQYFSQAAFLKDINLIVTNAKTYNGDDYNGSRIVSRACELRDVVQGMLSQMDPSLVSFCDKIAAQGGPLQAMDDEDSSILQAPPVVQLVSVTRTSARLRNVQPEVDLSRSYEVLKRHKKSTENEHGTSAKESTARDGTSSDDVDLSKPTSPEEAPKGPHSNGPLKEADKAPDEAPPILPGSPPDPMETDNGEDSAMPTSDDTLEQLEGLKQRFMELTVGYGVPQLERLYSRIMKGAIELTGIRGFTGFPCVHSVVCWSNNPEELYMPPDVVM from the exons ATGGCGGGAATGGCCGGGAAGGGGGATGAGTCGGTTGCACCGGTGAGGTCCAGTGACCGGCTGCGGCAGCGGCCCAAGTACTACGGGCGGGGATACCTGTATTACTCACCCAACATGCGCAACAAGATGAACTCCAACAAGAAGCGGACGGCTGCATCGCAGATTGCGAAGAAGCTTCTTCGCAAGCCAGCCGCACGGGAACCTCCTGCCGAT TCTATTGCAGCAAATTTGTGCCGTTCAACGCGGAAGCGAAGAATGTCTGTAACTCTGGAGGACTACGGCACAGATAGTTCCAGTATGGAAGATGATGACCTTATG AGACCCAGATATCGGTCTTCTTCAAAGAGTAAAGGGGATGATCAAGTGTCGGCACGGCCGAAGCGCAATAAAATGTCTAACTCGAACTCCATTCCCCGCCGTGAAGGTTTAAGGCCTAGAAGATCTCTGCGGGGACAAAGGCATCTTCCATACCAAGTTTCTGATGATGATCAGGAAAGTTCTGAAGAAGAACATGAACAAGATCAGAGAGAAAATGGCAATGAAGTCGAAGAGGACGGTGCCAATGAAGAGGAGATTGATGGAGGTGATGAAGCTGAAGAAGATGGAGATGATGAAGACGGCGAGGAAGAGCAAGAAGTTAGGAGGAGATATGATCTAAGGGATCGTGCAGAAGTTCGTAGACCCTCCCCACAGAAGGAAGGGAAGCACAGACCACAATCTCCCCGCAGAGTACTTgtacaaggaattggtccaaagaaCAGCAAGTATTTAAAAAAAGGTGGGTCACGCATGCATAAGCGCCCTCGTTTCTCAATGCCAGATGATTCAGATGATTCTCTTCTCGTGGATGAGCCGGATGAAGGTCCATCCATGCCATGGATGCGTAGTGGGAGAGGTGGTATGCCACCATGGCTTATGGGTGGATTGGACATGCATAATTCAGCAGCATGGGGTCTCAATGCTGGAGCATCTGGATGGGGTCATCAGGGTGATACTGGAGTCAGTACTTCATCACTGATGCCAGGGGCACAAACTGCTGGCCCAAGTTCCAAGGGAGGAGCTGATATTCAGCCTCTGCAGATTGATGAGAGTGTAAGTTTTAATGATATTGGAGGTTTGTCTGAGTACATTGATGGTTTAAAGGAAATGGTGTTCTTCCCTTTGTTGTATCCAGATTTTTTTGCAAATTATCACATAACTCCTCCTAGGGGAGTTCTTCTCTGTGGACCTCCTGGTACAGGGAAGACATTGATTGCCCGTGCATTAGCTTGTGCTGCCTCTAAAGCTGGCCAGAAGGTCAGCTTTTATATGCGAAAAGGAGCTGATGTTCTTAGTAAATGGGTTGGAGAGGCTGAAAGGCAGCTCAAGTTGCTTTTTGAGGAAGCTCAAAAGAATCAGCCTGCAATCATATTTTTTGATGAAATAGATGGCCTTGCCCCTGTGAGATCTAGCAAGCAAGAGCAGATTCACAATTCAATAGTGTCAACATTGCTTGCTTTGATGGACGGTCTTGATTCACGTGGACAAGTTGTTTTGATTGGAGCAACCAATCGGATTGATGCCATTGATGGGGCATTGCGTAGACCTGGCCGTTTTGATCGCGAGTTCTATTTTCCTTTACCTGGCTATGAGGCACGAGCTGAAATTCTGGACATTCATACACGGAAATGGAAGGAACCCCCGCCAAAGGAGCTAAAGATGGAGCTTGCTGCGAGCTGTGTTGGGTATTGTGGTGCTGATTTGAAAGCATTATGTACTGAAGCTGCTATTCGAGCATTTAGGGAGAAATATCCTCAGGTTTACACAAGTGATGACAAGTTTGTCATTGATGTAGACTCGGTCAGGGTCGAGAGGAACCACTTCTTGGAAGCTATGTCTACAATAACTCCAGCTGCACATAGGGGATCAATTGTGCATTCAAGACCACTGTCACCGGTTATTGCTCCATGTTTGAAGAGACATCTTGAGAAGGTAATGGAAAGGATTTCTGATATTTTTCCTTACCTTTCAGCATTGGATCTTAGCAAATACTCTACCCTttcatatggatcttccatccctCTTGTTTATAGGCCTCGCCTTTTGATGTGTGGCGTTGAGGGTGTTGGACTG GATCATGTTGGGCCAGCTGTTTTGCATGAGCTTGAGAAATTTCCTGTGCACTCCTTGGGGCTGCCATCTCTTCTCTCTGATCCAAGTGCAAAGACACCTGAAGAAGCTCTCGTGCATATTTTTGGGGAAGCAAGGAGAACAACACCGTCCATACTATACTTGCCACAGTTCCATCTTTGGTGGGATACG GCACATGAACAGCTTAGGGCAGTGTTATTGACTCTTCTGAATGAATTGGCATCCAATCTTCCAGTATTGTTGCTAGGAACATCATCAGTGGCCTTTGATGACCTCGAAGAAGAGTGTGCTTCCATATTTTCTTCTCGTAATGT ATATCAAGTGGATCGACCAAGTGATGATGATAGATCAAGATACTTTAGTATACTGTTTGAGTCACTGCTCTCACTTCAAATGGAAGATTCAAGAAGCAAGTCGAAAGAGAAAAAGTCTATCGATCTTCCAAAAGCACCAAAGAAAGTAGATGGGCCTAAGGTTTCTGAGCTGAAAGCTAAGGCAGAAGCTGAGCAACACGCTGTTCGTCGAATGAGAATGTGTCTACGAGATATTTGTAACCG CATTCTATACAACAAAAGGTTCACTGCATTTCACTTCCCAGTATCAGAAGAGGAAGTACCTGACTATCGAACAATAGTTCACAACCCCATGGATATGGCTGCTGTCTTGCAGCGGGTGGACTCTGGACAGTACTTCTCTCAGGCAGCATTTTTGAAGGATATTAATCTTATAGTCACTAATGCAAAG ACTTATAATGGCGACGATTACAATGGATCTAGGATCGTGAGCAGAGCATGTGAACTCCGAGATGTG GTGCAAGGTATGTTGTCACAGATGGACCCGTCATTGGTATCCTTTTGTGATAAAATTGCTGCACAAGGGGGACCACTGCAGGCTATGGATGATGAGGATAGCTCCATTCTTCAAGCGCCGCCTGTTGTTCAGTTAGTTTCTGTTACTAGAACAAGTGCGAGGCTTCGTAATGTACAACCAGAAGTTGATCTGTCACGAAGTTATGAGGTGCTAAAGCGGCACAAGAAAAGCACCGAAAACGAACATG GCACCTCTGCCAAAGAATCGACAGCAAGAGATGGAACGTCTTCTGATGATGTAGATCTGTCAAAGCCAACTTCCCCAGAGGAAGCTCCAAAAGGACCACATTCAAATGGCCCTTTGAAAGAAGCTGACAAAGCACCAGATGAAGCACCTCCAATTCTACCTGGTTCTCCTCCCGACCCAATGGAGACTGACAATGGCGAAGATTCTGCCATGCCTACCAGCGATGACACGCTTGAACAGCTGGAAGGCTTGAAGCAGCGCTTCATGGAGCTCACCGTGGGCTATGGGGTGCCGCAGCTCGAGAGGCTCTACTCGCGGATAATGAAGGGCGCGATAGAGTTGACAG GAATAAGAGGTTTTACTGGTTTTCCCTGTGTACATTCTGTTGTCTGTTGGAGCAACAACCCTGAGGAGCTGTACATGCCTCCTGATGTAGTGATGTAA
- the LOC119311123 gene encoding ATPase family AAA domain-containing protein At1g05910-like isoform X1: protein MAGMAGKGDESVAPVRSSDRLRQRPKYYGRGYLYYSPNMRNKMNSNKKRTAASQIAKKLLRKPAAREPPADSIAANLCRSTRKRRMSVTLEDYGTDSSSMEDDDLMRPRYRSSSKSKGDDQVSARPKRNKMSNSNSIPRREGLRPRRSLRGQRHLPYQVSDDDQESSEEEHEQDQRENGNEVEEDGANEEEIDGGDEAEEDGDDEDGEEEQEVRRRYDLRDRAEVRRPSPQKEGKHRPQSPRRVLVQGIGPKNSKYLKKGGSRMHKRPRFSMPDDSDDSLLVDEPDEGPSMPWMRSGRGGMPPWLMGGLDMHNSAAWGLNAGASGWGHQGDTGVSTSSLMPGAQTAGPSSKGGADIQPLQIDESVSFNDIGGLSEYIDGLKEMVFFPLLYPDFFANYHITPPRGVLLCGPPGTGKTLIARALACAASKAGQKVSFYMRKGADVLSKWVGEAERQLKLLFEEAQKNQPAIIFFDEIDGLAPVRSSKQEQIHNSIVSTLLALMDGLDSRGQVVLIGATNRIDAIDGALRRPGRFDREFYFPLPGYEARAEILDIHTRKWKEPPPKELKMELAASCVGYCGADLKALCTEAAIRAFREKYPQVYTSDDKFVIDVDSVRVERNHFLEAMSTITPAAHRGSIVHSRPLSPVIAPCLKRHLEKVMERISDIFPYLSALDLSKYSTLSYGSSIPLVYRPRLLMCGVEGVGLDHVGPAVLHELEKFPVHSLGLPSLLSDPSAKTPEEALVHIFGEARRTTPSILYLPQFHLWWDTAHEQLRAVLLTLLNELASNLPVLLLGTSSVAFDDLEEECASIFSSRNVYQVDRPSDDDRSRYFSILFESLLSLQMEDSRSKSKEKKSIDLPKAPKKVDGPKVSELKAKAEAEQHAVRRMRMCLRDICNRILYNKRFTAFHFPVSEEEVPDYRTIVHNPMDMAAVLQRVDSGQYFSQAAFLKDINLIVTNAKTYNGDDYNGSRIVSRACELRDVVQGMLSQMDPSLVSFCDKIAAQGGPLQAMDDEDSSILQAPPVVQLVSVTRTSARLRNVQPEVDLSRSYEVLKRHKKSTENEHGTSAKESTARDGTSSDDVDLSKPTSPEEAPKGPHSNGPLKEADKAPDEAPPILPGSPPDPMETDNGEDSAMPTSDDTLEQLEGLKQRFMELTVGYGVPQLERLYSRIMKGAIELTGKETNKDHRRLVVRHLSAFVENSDNF, encoded by the exons ATGGCGGGAATGGCCGGGAAGGGGGATGAGTCGGTTGCACCGGTGAGGTCCAGTGACCGGCTGCGGCAGCGGCCCAAGTACTACGGGCGGGGATACCTGTATTACTCACCCAACATGCGCAACAAGATGAACTCCAACAAGAAGCGGACGGCTGCATCGCAGATTGCGAAGAAGCTTCTTCGCAAGCCAGCCGCACGGGAACCTCCTGCCGAT TCTATTGCAGCAAATTTGTGCCGTTCAACGCGGAAGCGAAGAATGTCTGTAACTCTGGAGGACTACGGCACAGATAGTTCCAGTATGGAAGATGATGACCTTATG AGACCCAGATATCGGTCTTCTTCAAAGAGTAAAGGGGATGATCAAGTGTCGGCACGGCCGAAGCGCAATAAAATGTCTAACTCGAACTCCATTCCCCGCCGTGAAGGTTTAAGGCCTAGAAGATCTCTGCGGGGACAAAGGCATCTTCCATACCAAGTTTCTGATGATGATCAGGAAAGTTCTGAAGAAGAACATGAACAAGATCAGAGAGAAAATGGCAATGAAGTCGAAGAGGACGGTGCCAATGAAGAGGAGATTGATGGAGGTGATGAAGCTGAAGAAGATGGAGATGATGAAGACGGCGAGGAAGAGCAAGAAGTTAGGAGGAGATATGATCTAAGGGATCGTGCAGAAGTTCGTAGACCCTCCCCACAGAAGGAAGGGAAGCACAGACCACAATCTCCCCGCAGAGTACTTgtacaaggaattggtccaaagaaCAGCAAGTATTTAAAAAAAGGTGGGTCACGCATGCATAAGCGCCCTCGTTTCTCAATGCCAGATGATTCAGATGATTCTCTTCTCGTGGATGAGCCGGATGAAGGTCCATCCATGCCATGGATGCGTAGTGGGAGAGGTGGTATGCCACCATGGCTTATGGGTGGATTGGACATGCATAATTCAGCAGCATGGGGTCTCAATGCTGGAGCATCTGGATGGGGTCATCAGGGTGATACTGGAGTCAGTACTTCATCACTGATGCCAGGGGCACAAACTGCTGGCCCAAGTTCCAAGGGAGGAGCTGATATTCAGCCTCTGCAGATTGATGAGAGTGTAAGTTTTAATGATATTGGAGGTTTGTCTGAGTACATTGATGGTTTAAAGGAAATGGTGTTCTTCCCTTTGTTGTATCCAGATTTTTTTGCAAATTATCACATAACTCCTCCTAGGGGAGTTCTTCTCTGTGGACCTCCTGGTACAGGGAAGACATTGATTGCCCGTGCATTAGCTTGTGCTGCCTCTAAAGCTGGCCAGAAGGTCAGCTTTTATATGCGAAAAGGAGCTGATGTTCTTAGTAAATGGGTTGGAGAGGCTGAAAGGCAGCTCAAGTTGCTTTTTGAGGAAGCTCAAAAGAATCAGCCTGCAATCATATTTTTTGATGAAATAGATGGCCTTGCCCCTGTGAGATCTAGCAAGCAAGAGCAGATTCACAATTCAATAGTGTCAACATTGCTTGCTTTGATGGACGGTCTTGATTCACGTGGACAAGTTGTTTTGATTGGAGCAACCAATCGGATTGATGCCATTGATGGGGCATTGCGTAGACCTGGCCGTTTTGATCGCGAGTTCTATTTTCCTTTACCTGGCTATGAGGCACGAGCTGAAATTCTGGACATTCATACACGGAAATGGAAGGAACCCCCGCCAAAGGAGCTAAAGATGGAGCTTGCTGCGAGCTGTGTTGGGTATTGTGGTGCTGATTTGAAAGCATTATGTACTGAAGCTGCTATTCGAGCATTTAGGGAGAAATATCCTCAGGTTTACACAAGTGATGACAAGTTTGTCATTGATGTAGACTCGGTCAGGGTCGAGAGGAACCACTTCTTGGAAGCTATGTCTACAATAACTCCAGCTGCACATAGGGGATCAATTGTGCATTCAAGACCACTGTCACCGGTTATTGCTCCATGTTTGAAGAGACATCTTGAGAAGGTAATGGAAAGGATTTCTGATATTTTTCCTTACCTTTCAGCATTGGATCTTAGCAAATACTCTACCCTttcatatggatcttccatccctCTTGTTTATAGGCCTCGCCTTTTGATGTGTGGCGTTGAGGGTGTTGGACTG GATCATGTTGGGCCAGCTGTTTTGCATGAGCTTGAGAAATTTCCTGTGCACTCCTTGGGGCTGCCATCTCTTCTCTCTGATCCAAGTGCAAAGACACCTGAAGAAGCTCTCGTGCATATTTTTGGGGAAGCAAGGAGAACAACACCGTCCATACTATACTTGCCACAGTTCCATCTTTGGTGGGATACG GCACATGAACAGCTTAGGGCAGTGTTATTGACTCTTCTGAATGAATTGGCATCCAATCTTCCAGTATTGTTGCTAGGAACATCATCAGTGGCCTTTGATGACCTCGAAGAAGAGTGTGCTTCCATATTTTCTTCTCGTAATGT ATATCAAGTGGATCGACCAAGTGATGATGATAGATCAAGATACTTTAGTATACTGTTTGAGTCACTGCTCTCACTTCAAATGGAAGATTCAAGAAGCAAGTCGAAAGAGAAAAAGTCTATCGATCTTCCAAAAGCACCAAAGAAAGTAGATGGGCCTAAGGTTTCTGAGCTGAAAGCTAAGGCAGAAGCTGAGCAACACGCTGTTCGTCGAATGAGAATGTGTCTACGAGATATTTGTAACCG CATTCTATACAACAAAAGGTTCACTGCATTTCACTTCCCAGTATCAGAAGAGGAAGTACCTGACTATCGAACAATAGTTCACAACCCCATGGATATGGCTGCTGTCTTGCAGCGGGTGGACTCTGGACAGTACTTCTCTCAGGCAGCATTTTTGAAGGATATTAATCTTATAGTCACTAATGCAAAG ACTTATAATGGCGACGATTACAATGGATCTAGGATCGTGAGCAGAGCATGTGAACTCCGAGATGTG GTGCAAGGTATGTTGTCACAGATGGACCCGTCATTGGTATCCTTTTGTGATAAAATTGCTGCACAAGGGGGACCACTGCAGGCTATGGATGATGAGGATAGCTCCATTCTTCAAGCGCCGCCTGTTGTTCAGTTAGTTTCTGTTACTAGAACAAGTGCGAGGCTTCGTAATGTACAACCAGAAGTTGATCTGTCACGAAGTTATGAGGTGCTAAAGCGGCACAAGAAAAGCACCGAAAACGAACATG GCACCTCTGCCAAAGAATCGACAGCAAGAGATGGAACGTCTTCTGATGATGTAGATCTGTCAAAGCCAACTTCCCCAGAGGAAGCTCCAAAAGGACCACATTCAAATGGCCCTTTGAAAGAAGCTGACAAAGCACCAGATGAAGCACCTCCAATTCTACCTGGTTCTCCTCCCGACCCAATGGAGACTGACAATGGCGAAGATTCTGCCATGCCTACCAGCGATGACACGCTTGAACAGCTGGAAGGCTTGAAGCAGCGCTTCATGGAGCTCACCGTGGGCTATGGGGTGCCGCAGCTCGAGAGGCTCTACTCGCGGATAATGAAGGGCGCGATAGAGTTGACAGGTAAAGAAACCAACAAGGATCATAGACGGTTAGTTGTTAGGCATTTGTCGGCATTTGTTGAGAACAGCGACAATTTTTAA
- the LOC119311123 gene encoding ATPase family AAA domain-containing protein At1g05910-like isoform X2, whose product MAGMAGKGDESVAPVRSSDRLRQRPKYYGRGYLYYSPNMRNKMNSNKKRTAASQIAKKLLRKPAAREPPADSIAANLCRSTRKRRMSVTLEDYGTDSSSMEDDDLMRPRYRSSSKSKGDDQVSARPKRNKMSNSNSIPRREGLRPRRSLRGQRHLPYQVSDDDQESSEEEHEQDQRENGNEVEEDGANEEEIDGGDEAEEDGDDEDGEEEQEVRRRYDLRDRAEVRRPSPQKEGKHRPQSPRRVLVQGIGPKNSKYLKKGGSRMHKRPRFSMPDDSDDSLLVDEPDEGPSMPWMRSGRGGMPPWLMGGLDMHNSAAWGLNAGASGWGHQGDTGVSTSSLMPGAQTAGPSSKGGADIQPLQIDESVSFNDIGGLSEYIDGLKEMVFFPLLYPDFFANYHITPPRGVLLCGPPGTGKTLIARALACAASKAGQKVSFYMRKGADVLSKWVGEAERQLKLLFEEAQKNQPAIIFFDEIDGLAPVRSSKQEQIHNSIVSTLLALMDGLDSRGQVVLIGATNRIDAIDGALRRPGRFDREFYFPLPGYEARAEILDIHTRKWKEPPPKELKMELAASCVGYCGADLKALCTEAAIRAFREKYPQVYTSDDKFVIDVDSVRVERNHFLEAMSTITPAAHRGSIVHSRPLSPVIAPCLKRHLEKDHVGPAVLHELEKFPVHSLGLPSLLSDPSAKTPEEALVHIFGEARRTTPSILYLPQFHLWWDTAHEQLRAVLLTLLNELASNLPVLLLGTSSVAFDDLEEECASIFSSRNVYQVDRPSDDDRSRYFSILFESLLSLQMEDSRSKSKEKKSIDLPKAPKKVDGPKVSELKAKAEAEQHAVRRMRMCLRDICNRILYNKRFTAFHFPVSEEEVPDYRTIVHNPMDMAAVLQRVDSGQYFSQAAFLKDINLIVTNAKTYNGDDYNGSRIVSRACELRDVVQGMLSQMDPSLVSFCDKIAAQGGPLQAMDDEDSSILQAPPVVQLVSVTRTSARLRNVQPEVDLSRSYEVLKRHKKSTENEHGTSAKESTARDGTSSDDVDLSKPTSPEEAPKGPHSNGPLKEADKAPDEAPPILPGSPPDPMETDNGEDSAMPTSDDTLEQLEGLKQRFMELTVGYGVPQLERLYSRIMKGAIELTGKETNKDHRRLVVRHLSAFVENSDNF is encoded by the exons ATGGCGGGAATGGCCGGGAAGGGGGATGAGTCGGTTGCACCGGTGAGGTCCAGTGACCGGCTGCGGCAGCGGCCCAAGTACTACGGGCGGGGATACCTGTATTACTCACCCAACATGCGCAACAAGATGAACTCCAACAAGAAGCGGACGGCTGCATCGCAGATTGCGAAGAAGCTTCTTCGCAAGCCAGCCGCACGGGAACCTCCTGCCGAT TCTATTGCAGCAAATTTGTGCCGTTCAACGCGGAAGCGAAGAATGTCTGTAACTCTGGAGGACTACGGCACAGATAGTTCCAGTATGGAAGATGATGACCTTATG AGACCCAGATATCGGTCTTCTTCAAAGAGTAAAGGGGATGATCAAGTGTCGGCACGGCCGAAGCGCAATAAAATGTCTAACTCGAACTCCATTCCCCGCCGTGAAGGTTTAAGGCCTAGAAGATCTCTGCGGGGACAAAGGCATCTTCCATACCAAGTTTCTGATGATGATCAGGAAAGTTCTGAAGAAGAACATGAACAAGATCAGAGAGAAAATGGCAATGAAGTCGAAGAGGACGGTGCCAATGAAGAGGAGATTGATGGAGGTGATGAAGCTGAAGAAGATGGAGATGATGAAGACGGCGAGGAAGAGCAAGAAGTTAGGAGGAGATATGATCTAAGGGATCGTGCAGAAGTTCGTAGACCCTCCCCACAGAAGGAAGGGAAGCACAGACCACAATCTCCCCGCAGAGTACTTgtacaaggaattggtccaaagaaCAGCAAGTATTTAAAAAAAGGTGGGTCACGCATGCATAAGCGCCCTCGTTTCTCAATGCCAGATGATTCAGATGATTCTCTTCTCGTGGATGAGCCGGATGAAGGTCCATCCATGCCATGGATGCGTAGTGGGAGAGGTGGTATGCCACCATGGCTTATGGGTGGATTGGACATGCATAATTCAGCAGCATGGGGTCTCAATGCTGGAGCATCTGGATGGGGTCATCAGGGTGATACTGGAGTCAGTACTTCATCACTGATGCCAGGGGCACAAACTGCTGGCCCAAGTTCCAAGGGAGGAGCTGATATTCAGCCTCTGCAGATTGATGAGAGTGTAAGTTTTAATGATATTGGAGGTTTGTCTGAGTACATTGATGGTTTAAAGGAAATGGTGTTCTTCCCTTTGTTGTATCCAGATTTTTTTGCAAATTATCACATAACTCCTCCTAGGGGAGTTCTTCTCTGTGGACCTCCTGGTACAGGGAAGACATTGATTGCCCGTGCATTAGCTTGTGCTGCCTCTAAAGCTGGCCAGAAGGTCAGCTTTTATATGCGAAAAGGAGCTGATGTTCTTAGTAAATGGGTTGGAGAGGCTGAAAGGCAGCTCAAGTTGCTTTTTGAGGAAGCTCAAAAGAATCAGCCTGCAATCATATTTTTTGATGAAATAGATGGCCTTGCCCCTGTGAGATCTAGCAAGCAAGAGCAGATTCACAATTCAATAGTGTCAACATTGCTTGCTTTGATGGACGGTCTTGATTCACGTGGACAAGTTGTTTTGATTGGAGCAACCAATCGGATTGATGCCATTGATGGGGCATTGCGTAGACCTGGCCGTTTTGATCGCGAGTTCTATTTTCCTTTACCTGGCTATGAGGCACGAGCTGAAATTCTGGACATTCATACACGGAAATGGAAGGAACCCCCGCCAAAGGAGCTAAAGATGGAGCTTGCTGCGAGCTGTGTTGGGTATTGTGGTGCTGATTTGAAAGCATTATGTACTGAAGCTGCTATTCGAGCATTTAGGGAGAAATATCCTCAGGTTTACACAAGTGATGACAAGTTTGTCATTGATGTAGACTCGGTCAGGGTCGAGAGGAACCACTTCTTGGAAGCTATGTCTACAATAACTCCAGCTGCACATAGGGGATCAATTGTGCATTCAAGACCACTGTCACCGGTTATTGCTCCATGTTTGAAGAGACATCTTGAGAAG GATCATGTTGGGCCAGCTGTTTTGCATGAGCTTGAGAAATTTCCTGTGCACTCCTTGGGGCTGCCATCTCTTCTCTCTGATCCAAGTGCAAAGACACCTGAAGAAGCTCTCGTGCATATTTTTGGGGAAGCAAGGAGAACAACACCGTCCATACTATACTTGCCACAGTTCCATCTTTGGTGGGATACG GCACATGAACAGCTTAGGGCAGTGTTATTGACTCTTCTGAATGAATTGGCATCCAATCTTCCAGTATTGTTGCTAGGAACATCATCAGTGGCCTTTGATGACCTCGAAGAAGAGTGTGCTTCCATATTTTCTTCTCGTAATGT ATATCAAGTGGATCGACCAAGTGATGATGATAGATCAAGATACTTTAGTATACTGTTTGAGTCACTGCTCTCACTTCAAATGGAAGATTCAAGAAGCAAGTCGAAAGAGAAAAAGTCTATCGATCTTCCAAAAGCACCAAAGAAAGTAGATGGGCCTAAGGTTTCTGAGCTGAAAGCTAAGGCAGAAGCTGAGCAACACGCTGTTCGTCGAATGAGAATGTGTCTACGAGATATTTGTAACCG CATTCTATACAACAAAAGGTTCACTGCATTTCACTTCCCAGTATCAGAAGAGGAAGTACCTGACTATCGAACAATAGTTCACAACCCCATGGATATGGCTGCTGTCTTGCAGCGGGTGGACTCTGGACAGTACTTCTCTCAGGCAGCATTTTTGAAGGATATTAATCTTATAGTCACTAATGCAAAG ACTTATAATGGCGACGATTACAATGGATCTAGGATCGTGAGCAGAGCATGTGAACTCCGAGATGTG GTGCAAGGTATGTTGTCACAGATGGACCCGTCATTGGTATCCTTTTGTGATAAAATTGCTGCACAAGGGGGACCACTGCAGGCTATGGATGATGAGGATAGCTCCATTCTTCAAGCGCCGCCTGTTGTTCAGTTAGTTTCTGTTACTAGAACAAGTGCGAGGCTTCGTAATGTACAACCAGAAGTTGATCTGTCACGAAGTTATGAGGTGCTAAAGCGGCACAAGAAAAGCACCGAAAACGAACATG GCACCTCTGCCAAAGAATCGACAGCAAGAGATGGAACGTCTTCTGATGATGTAGATCTGTCAAAGCCAACTTCCCCAGAGGAAGCTCCAAAAGGACCACATTCAAATGGCCCTTTGAAAGAAGCTGACAAAGCACCAGATGAAGCACCTCCAATTCTACCTGGTTCTCCTCCCGACCCAATGGAGACTGACAATGGCGAAGATTCTGCCATGCCTACCAGCGATGACACGCTTGAACAGCTGGAAGGCTTGAAGCAGCGCTTCATGGAGCTCACCGTGGGCTATGGGGTGCCGCAGCTCGAGAGGCTCTACTCGCGGATAATGAAGGGCGCGATAGAGTTGACAGGTAAAGAAACCAACAAGGATCATAGACGGTTAGTTGTTAGGCATTTGTCGGCATTTGTTGAGAACAGCGACAATTTTTAA